From Candidatus Krumholzibacteriia bacterium, the proteins below share one genomic window:
- a CDS encoding endonuclease/exonuclease/phosphatase family protein has protein sequence MLPTSIRRAAFAVCSVLFTTSALAAPIVLDGGFDDWSAVGVAATDASGDGGNGVDFGRVWATNDDRFFFLRFETGIEVQGDEQQSIRLYLDTDDDPATGVSYAGIGADLVWDFGQRSGSFRGSSIEHPDVGLLLAPTVSNTEFEIALRLDAEIGGQPVFPSSQVKLLLRDTSGGDHVPDAGAMTATIVAAASDDPAIGLGRLADDDVRIAAYNVQNNGLFDRGGTEQAYARILGAIDADVWVFNELWDHDAAETASRVQSLLPAGDGSSWDAVKRDSGNVIVSRSPILASWEVLPGSRLTAALLDLEPADGDGDLLVIAAHFSCCTADQQRQEQADALIAFVRDAQTPGGDIDLPDATPIVAAGDFNLVGWRQQLDTILTGDIQDEGRFGPDHAPDWDGSDFDLRRSTHTDRRVGYTWRNDFSSFYPGILDFVFVTESVAPVVEHFVVDTRTMRPETLSTYGLQASDTGVASDHAPRVADLRLATSVSVPATGRVRLHPNVPNPFNPSTRIAFELAASGSVVLDVVDLAGRRVRTLVDGVRGAGLHSVRWDGRDAAGRAVASGTYLLRLRAEGATITRKATLVE, from the coding sequence ATGCTCCCGACCTCGATCCGCCGCGCCGCGTTCGCGGTGTGCTCCGTGCTGTTCACGACCTCGGCCCTCGCCGCGCCCATCGTCCTCGACGGTGGATTCGACGACTGGTCCGCGGTCGGCGTCGCGGCGACCGACGCCAGTGGCGACGGTGGCAACGGTGTGGACTTCGGTCGCGTGTGGGCGACCAACGACGACCGCTTCTTCTTCCTGCGCTTCGAGACGGGAATCGAAGTCCAGGGCGACGAACAGCAGTCGATCCGACTGTACCTCGACACCGACGACGACCCCGCGACGGGCGTCTCCTACGCGGGGATCGGCGCGGATCTTGTGTGGGACTTCGGGCAGCGCAGCGGAAGCTTCCGGGGCAGCTCGATCGAACACCCCGACGTGGGGCTGTTGCTGGCCCCCACGGTGAGCAACACGGAATTCGAGATCGCCCTGCGGCTCGACGCCGAGATCGGCGGCCAGCCGGTGTTCCCGTCGTCGCAGGTGAAGTTGTTGCTGCGGGACACCAGTGGAGGGGACCACGTTCCCGACGCCGGTGCGATGACGGCCACCATCGTCGCCGCGGCGTCCGACGACCCGGCGATCGGCCTGGGACGCCTGGCCGACGACGACGTGCGGATCGCCGCGTACAACGTGCAGAACAACGGCCTGTTCGACCGCGGAGGCACCGAGCAGGCCTACGCGCGTATTCTCGGGGCGATCGACGCCGACGTGTGGGTCTTCAACGAACTGTGGGACCACGACGCCGCCGAGACCGCCAGTCGCGTGCAGTCGCTGCTGCCGGCGGGCGACGGTTCGAGCTGGGACGCCGTGAAGCGGGATTCCGGCAACGTGATCGTCAGCCGCTCTCCGATCCTCGCCTCGTGGGAGGTCCTGCCGGGCAGCCGCTTGACGGCGGCGCTGCTGGATCTCGAACCGGCCGACGGTGACGGGGATCTCCTCGTGATCGCGGCGCACTTCTCGTGCTGCACCGCCGACCAGCAGCGGCAGGAACAGGCCGATGCCCTGATCGCCTTCGTCCGCGACGCGCAGACGCCGGGCGGGGACATCGATCTCCCCGACGCGACGCCGATCGTCGCGGCCGGGGACTTCAACCTGGTGGGTTGGCGCCAGCAGCTCGACACGATCCTCACGGGCGACATCCAGGACGAGGGCCGTTTCGGTCCCGACCACGCACCCGACTGGGACGGGAGCGACTTCGACCTGCGTCGCTCGACACACACCGACCGGCGCGTGGGCTACACCTGGCGCAACGATTTCAGCAGTTTCTATCCGGGCATCCTCGACTTCGTCTTCGTCACCGAGAGCGTGGCGCCGGTGGTCGAGCACTTCGTCGTGGACACGCGCACCATGCGTCCCGAGACCCTGTCGACCTACGGCTTGCAGGCCAGTGACACGGGCGTCGCCAGCGACCACGCGCCGCGGGTGGCCGATCTCCGTCTGGCCACGAGCGTATCGGTGCCGGCCACCGGGCGCGTGCGTCTGCACCCGAACGTGCCGAACCCCTTCAATCCCAGCACCCGCATCGCCTTCGAGCTGGCCGCCAGCGGATCCGTCGTGCTCGACGTGGTCGACCTCGCCGGACGACGGGTCCGGACGCTGGTCGACGGTGTTCGCGGTGCGGGTCTGCACAGCGTCCGCTGGGACGGCCGCGATGCTGCAGGGCGCGCGGTGGCCAGTGGGACCTACCTGCTGCGCCTGCGGGCGGAAGGGGCCACGATCACGCGGAAGGCCACGTTGGTGGAGTGA
- a CDS encoding PH domain-containing protein yields MTRTHPTAYDAWLVALVVAALVVPWILILVDDDVRPVPTSMWLLLGGTTALVVALLRGFAWPVRYTIDDDVLIVRSGLIRYRIVLGSIVRVEWSHSPVSSPAWSLKRLRVVFRTGRNINSELLISPRDREEFLADLEQACGRSLSGETGPEPTG; encoded by the coding sequence TTGACCCGCACCCACCCCACCGCCTACGACGCCTGGCTCGTCGCCCTGGTCGTCGCGGCCCTCGTGGTGCCCTGGATCCTGATCCTGGTCGACGACGACGTGCGTCCCGTGCCCACGTCCATGTGGCTACTGCTCGGCGGGACGACCGCCCTCGTGGTGGCCCTGCTGCGGGGCTTCGCCTGGCCGGTGCGCTACACGATCGACGACGACGTCCTGATCGTACGCAGCGGGCTCATCCGCTACCGTATCGTGCTCGGCTCGATCGTCCGGGTGGAGTGGTCGCACTCTCCGGTCAGCTCCCCCGCCTGGTCGCTGAAGCGGCTGCGTGTGGTGTTCCGTACCGGTCGCAACATCAACAGTGAGTTGTTGATCTCCCCGCGCGACCGCGAGGAGTTCCTGGCCGATCTCGAGCAGGCCTGTGGTCGGTCGCTGTCGGGAGAGACCGGCCCGGAGCCCACGGGCTGA
- a CDS encoding alpha/beta hydrolase — protein MLTVLGIFAILFVAAIVFVVVQVNTLLSPEVRRERTVDELVERGVPRPRAHDIPFSTATLRAYATADAFDRERPLVVFVHGSPGDWTDFVNQLADPELRQAARLVSMDRPGYGGSDFGDPEASLRRHAAAVVAVVDHFGAPSQGAVLVGHSMGGPIVARVAMDSGERVAAVVSVAGSADPSLEPTHWYQEVAAWSWVRPLLPAMLDVCNQELLPHRAELRAMADRWSSIRCPVFVVQGGEDVLVPAANADFIAARVPSDLLRMRVDPSMNHFVPWSHPERMRDAILDALAAGQGLRHAG, from the coding sequence GTGCTGACCGTGCTCGGGATCTTCGCCATCCTGTTCGTGGCCGCGATCGTGTTCGTGGTCGTGCAGGTGAACACGCTGCTCTCGCCCGAGGTCCGGCGTGAGCGGACAGTCGACGAACTCGTCGAGCGTGGCGTGCCGCGGCCGCGAGCCCACGACATCCCCTTCTCCACCGCCACCCTGCGTGCCTACGCCACCGCCGACGCCTTCGATCGTGAGCGTCCACTGGTGGTCTTCGTCCACGGCTCGCCGGGCGACTGGACCGACTTCGTGAACCAGCTGGCCGATCCCGAGCTTCGCCAGGCCGCGCGCCTGGTCTCCATGGACCGCCCGGGCTACGGGGGGAGTGACTTCGGAGATCCCGAGGCGTCGCTGCGACGCCACGCCGCGGCCGTCGTCGCCGTGGTCGACCACTTCGGAGCCCCTTCGCAGGGTGCGGTGCTGGTGGGCCACTCGATGGGCGGACCGATCGTCGCCCGCGTGGCGATGGACTCGGGTGAGCGGGTGGCCGCCGTGGTCAGCGTGGCCGGCTCGGCCGATCCGTCCCTCGAGCCCACCCACTGGTACCAGGAGGTCGCCGCCTGGTCGTGGGTCCGCCCCCTGCTGCCCGCGATGCTCGACGTCTGCAATCAGGAACTCCTGCCGCACCGCGCAGAGCTGCGCGCCATGGCGGACCGCTGGTCCTCGATCCGCTGTCCGGTCTTCGTGGTCCAGGGAGGCGAAGACGTGCTCGTGCCCGCGGCCAACGCGGACTTCATCGCCGCGCGCGTGCCCTCCGATCTGCTGCGGATGCGGGTCGACCCGAGCATGAACCACTTCGTGCCCTGGTCGCACCCCGAACGCATGCGCGACGCGATCCTCGACGCCCTCGCGGCGGGACAGGGTCTTCGTCACGCAGGTTGA
- a CDS encoding glycosyltransferase family 39 protein, which translates to MPRSGWTRLAVALLALCAVATLVEPVVSIGDPVSRNYNEGWNALHADTVMHGGDLYPEPGAPVFNNYPPTSFLVMAVLGAIFGDPLVAGRVVALVSLIVVVVCVGRIASAIAACRAIGVLAAVLALGLVTVHYDQYVAMNDPQLFGHALQFLGLTLFVRRLDDPRARLGSLVLVVLGGTVKHNLVAVPLALVVWMLWHRRAQAPRFVSTGVALVAVGVLAMFLAHGSDLFAGVLGHARTFVAYRAANMIAAWLVPLAPVLGAGLLTVTLGRRDPRVDLLALVGGIGLLTGAVFAGGGGINYNVVYDAVFAASALAALGVNHLARAVRSAPDTHDAVRAVASIAVGLTVLLALPARLAEDRTELRERPAELAAARADLAFLENHPGPIFCSTLALAHWAGRDFEVDTFNFGQAVRTGARDDEDLVARIVAGEFAVIQFNEWSRRVDLTPDVLDAIETHYRPARTSPAHGRFYVPRGS; encoded by the coding sequence ATGCCGCGCTCCGGCTGGACCCGCCTGGCGGTCGCCCTCCTGGCCCTGTGTGCCGTCGCCACGCTGGTCGAACCCGTGGTCTCGATCGGCGATCCCGTCAGCCGCAACTACAACGAGGGTTGGAACGCGCTGCACGCCGACACGGTGATGCACGGCGGCGACCTGTACCCGGAGCCCGGCGCCCCGGTGTTCAACAACTACCCGCCGACCTCCTTCCTGGTCATGGCCGTGCTCGGTGCGATCTTCGGAGATCCGCTCGTCGCGGGCCGCGTGGTGGCACTCGTCTCGCTGATCGTGGTCGTCGTCTGTGTCGGTCGGATCGCCTCGGCGATCGCTGCCTGCCGGGCCATCGGAGTCCTCGCCGCCGTGCTCGCCCTGGGTCTCGTCACCGTCCACTACGACCAGTACGTGGCCATGAACGATCCACAATTGTTCGGACACGCACTGCAGTTCCTCGGATTGACCCTCTTCGTCCGCCGGCTCGACGACCCCCGGGCACGCCTCGGGTCGCTGGTGCTGGTCGTGCTCGGTGGCACGGTGAAACACAACCTGGTGGCCGTTCCGCTCGCCCTGGTGGTCTGGATGCTGTGGCATCGCCGGGCACAGGCGCCGCGCTTCGTGTCGACGGGGGTCGCTCTGGTGGCCGTGGGCGTGCTCGCGATGTTCCTGGCCCACGGCAGCGATCTCTTCGCCGGCGTCCTCGGTCACGCGCGGACCTTCGTCGCCTACCGCGCCGCCAACATGATCGCCGCCTGGCTGGTCCCGCTCGCGCCGGTGTTGGGAGCTGGCCTGCTCACGGTGACGCTGGGTCGGCGGGATCCGCGGGTCGACCTCCTCGCGCTGGTCGGCGGTATCGGTCTCCTGACCGGCGCCGTCTTCGCCGGTGGCGGTGGGATCAACTACAACGTGGTCTACGACGCCGTCTTCGCAGCCTCGGCGCTCGCCGCGCTCGGGGTGAACCACCTGGCCCGAGCGGTGCGCTCGGCGCCGGACACGCACGACGCGGTGCGGGCGGTGGCCTCGATCGCGGTGGGGCTGACGGTGTTGCTCGCGCTGCCGGCGCGCCTGGCCGAGGATCGGACCGAGCTCCGGGAGCGGCCGGCTGAACTCGCGGCGGCGCGCGCCGACCTGGCCTTCCTCGAGAACCACCCCGGTCCGATCTTCTGCTCCACGCTGGCGCTCGCGCACTGGGCGGGACGGGACTTCGAGGTCGACACTTTCAACTTCGGGCAGGCAGTCCGGACCGGTGCGCGGGACGACGAGGACCTCGTCGCCCGTATCGTGGCCGGTGAATTCGCGGTGATCCAGTTCAACGAGTGGTCGCGGCGGGTCGATCTCACGCCGGACGTGCTCGACGCGATCGAGACGCACTATCGTCCCGCCCGGACGAGTCCGGCCCACGGCCGCTTCTACGTGCCGCGGGGCAGCTGA
- a CDS encoding SPFH domain-containing protein yields MGLFEKLRGELIDIVEWIDNTRDTLVWRFPRYQNEIKNGAQLIVRPGQMAIFVHRGEVADVFEPGNYRLTTDNLPVLSTLQGWKYGFDSPFRSEVYFVSTRQITDLKWGTPNPIMLRDPEFGPIRLRAFGTYALRANEPKALLKELVGTDGVFETGEINELLRSMIATTLADMLGKSEIAALDLAANYTAMSEKLRQAVLEQVDDEYGLDLPQLFIVNISLPEEVEKALDTRTQMGVIGDMQRFQQYQMGQAMTAAAENPSGGGAAEGMGLGMGFAMANQMMGGMPMGAGAQQQPTAPPPPPPAAWYVAVEGQSRGPFDTNRMAAGIASGEVTSSTLVWTQGMPGWVAAAQVPQLASHFVPPPPPPPPPAES; encoded by the coding sequence ATGGGACTGTTCGAGAAGCTCCGCGGCGAGCTCATCGACATCGTCGAATGGATCGACAACACGCGGGACACGCTCGTGTGGCGCTTCCCGCGCTACCAGAACGAGATCAAGAACGGCGCCCAGCTGATCGTCCGTCCGGGACAGATGGCGATCTTCGTCCATCGCGGTGAGGTGGCCGACGTCTTCGAGCCCGGCAACTACCGACTCACCACCGACAACCTTCCCGTGCTGAGCACGCTGCAGGGCTGGAAGTACGGCTTCGACAGCCCCTTCCGCAGCGAGGTCTACTTCGTCAGCACGCGGCAGATCACCGACCTCAAGTGGGGTACTCCGAATCCGATCATGCTGCGCGATCCGGAGTTCGGGCCCATCCGCCTGCGGGCCTTCGGCACCTACGCCCTGCGCGCGAACGAGCCGAAGGCACTGCTGAAGGAGCTCGTCGGTACCGACGGGGTGTTCGAGACGGGCGAGATCAACGAGCTGCTGCGCTCGATGATCGCGACCACGCTGGCCGACATGCTCGGCAAGTCCGAGATCGCCGCGCTCGACCTCGCCGCCAACTACACGGCCATGAGCGAGAAGCTGCGTCAGGCCGTGCTCGAACAGGTCGACGACGAGTACGGACTCGACCTGCCGCAGCTGTTCATCGTGAACATCTCGTTGCCCGAGGAAGTGGAGAAGGCACTCGACACGCGCACCCAGATGGGCGTGATCGGCGACATGCAGCGCTTCCAGCAGTACCAGATGGGCCAGGCCATGACCGCCGCCGCCGAGAACCCCTCGGGGGGCGGCGCGGCCGAGGGCATGGGCCTGGGCATGGGCTTCGCCATGGCCAACCAGATGATGGGCGGCATGCCCATGGGGGCCGGTGCGCAGCAGCAGCCGACCGCCCCGCCGCCTCCGCCGCCGGCTGCCTGGTACGTGGCCGTCGAGGGTCAGAGCCGAGGACCCTTCGACACCAACCGGATGGCCGCGGGCATCGCCTCGGGCGAGGTCACGTCGAGCACGCTGGTGTGGACACAGGGCATGCCGGGCTGGGTGGCCGCCGCCCAGGTCCCGCAACTGGCGTCGCACTTCGTGCCGCCGCCGCCTCCGCCCCCGCCGCCGGCGGAATCCTAG
- a CDS encoding alkaline phosphatase D family protein, protein MNRHTPPLVLAGPILRRVTPDRVCLWLATRDPVRVRVELEPEGTTDTRRVELDDGSLRILRAGEHLHYVLIDLALDDPLPTDAWVAYDLHLRPAGDAGDEWHAARDWAPDLCHEGHDRPFFRIPARVESFLHGSCRKPHHPGGDALAAVDTMLAKARRAENDPPPWPSFVVLTGDQVYADEVAGPLLWAIHQLIPRLGLPTEPLPETGAPDLDDADALYRHPKTYYGREGLLPSRPHNRALVEILFGGVEKPIFTSASAQNHLITLGEVLAMYLLAWSPVGWEGVDLDPPSGLDPEHREEYDTERKVIEEFVRHLPAVRRVFAHLPVAMIFDDHDVTDDWNLSREWEEIAYGHDFSRRVIGNALIGYAVHQGWGNRPEIFDDDLVDTIAAILERPGTDGHDDLIHRLLRFEQWDYQWPTSPPLVVIDSRTRRWRSEVAARQPSGLLDWEALTDMQRTLRDLPAVLLVSPAPVFGVKLIEAIQRVFTWLGKPLMVDAENWMAHPGAAHAILNIFRHRRTPKNFVILSGDVHYSFVYDVELRGRERGPDIWQICSSGVRNEFPSTLLDRLDRANRWLYSPRSPLNWFTRRRRMRVIPRKPEGTPSGRRLLNGSSIGLVELDGEGVPRRIRDLMADGRTVEFTRREDESRWD, encoded by the coding sequence TTGAACCGACACACTCCACCCCTGGTCCTCGCCGGACCGATCCTGCGGCGCGTCACGCCCGATCGCGTCTGCCTGTGGTTGGCGACCCGCGACCCCGTCCGTGTCCGCGTGGAGCTCGAGCCCGAGGGAACGACGGACACGCGACGTGTCGAACTCGACGACGGCTCCCTCCGCATCCTGCGCGCCGGCGAGCACCTCCACTACGTCCTGATCGACCTCGCCCTCGACGATCCCCTGCCGACGGACGCGTGGGTCGCCTACGACCTGCACCTCCGACCCGCCGGTGATGCGGGAGACGAGTGGCACGCCGCGCGCGACTGGGCGCCCGACCTCTGCCACGAGGGCCACGACCGGCCCTTCTTCCGGATCCCGGCGCGGGTCGAATCGTTCCTGCACGGGTCCTGCCGCAAGCCGCACCATCCGGGCGGCGATGCTCTCGCTGCCGTCGACACGATGCTCGCGAAGGCGCGACGGGCCGAAAACGATCCGCCCCCGTGGCCCTCGTTCGTCGTCCTGACCGGCGATCAGGTCTACGCCGACGAGGTCGCCGGTCCGCTGCTGTGGGCGATCCACCAGCTGATCCCCCGGCTCGGTCTGCCCACCGAGCCCCTGCCCGAGACCGGCGCTCCCGATCTGGACGACGCCGACGCGCTGTATCGACATCCGAAGACCTACTACGGGCGCGAAGGACTGCTGCCGAGCCGGCCACACAACCGTGCCCTGGTCGAGATCCTGTTCGGAGGCGTGGAGAAGCCGATCTTCACCAGCGCGAGCGCGCAGAACCATCTGATCACGCTGGGCGAGGTGCTCGCCATGTACCTGCTCGCCTGGTCGCCGGTCGGGTGGGAGGGGGTCGACCTCGATCCACCGTCGGGTCTCGATCCGGAGCACCGCGAGGAGTACGACACCGAGCGGAAGGTGATCGAGGAGTTCGTCCGTCACCTGCCGGCCGTGCGCCGGGTGTTCGCGCACCTGCCGGTGGCGATGATCTTCGACGACCACGACGTGACCGACGACTGGAACCTGAGCCGCGAGTGGGAGGAGATCGCCTACGGGCACGATTTCTCGCGCCGGGTGATCGGCAACGCGCTGATCGGTTACGCCGTCCACCAGGGTTGGGGGAACCGCCCGGAGATCTTCGACGACGACCTCGTGGACACCATCGCCGCAATCCTCGAACGGCCCGGCACCGATGGCCACGACGACCTCATCCACCGTCTGCTGCGCTTCGAGCAGTGGGACTATCAGTGGCCCACCTCGCCTCCGCTGGTGGTGATCGACAGCCGTACTCGCCGCTGGCGCAGCGAGGTCGCCGCGCGCCAGCCGTCGGGTCTGCTCGACTGGGAGGCGCTCACGGACATGCAGCGCACCCTGCGCGACCTGCCGGCCGTGCTGCTCGTCTCGCCCGCACCGGTGTTCGGCGTGAAGCTGATCGAGGCGATCCAGCGGGTGTTCACGTGGCTGGGCAAGCCGCTGATGGTCGACGCCGAGAACTGGATGGCGCACCCGGGCGCGGCGCACGCCATCCTCAACATCTTTCGCCACCGCCGGACCCCGAAGAACTTCGTGATCCTGTCGGGCGACGTTCACTACTCGTTCGTGTACGACGTCGAGCTCCGCGGCCGCGAGCGGGGGCCGGACATCTGGCAGATCTGCAGCAGCGGGGTGCGCAACGAATTCCCGTCCACCCTGCTCGACCGTCTGGACCGGGCGAACCGCTGGTTGTACTCGCCTCGATCGCCGTTGAACTGGTTCACGCGGCGGCGGCGCATGCGGGTGATCCCGCGCAAGCCCGAGGGCACGCCGTCGGGCCGTCGCCTGTTGAACGGCAGCAGCATCGGCCTGGTCGAGCTCGACGGCGAGGGCGTGCCGAGACGGATCCGCGATCTGATGGCCGACGGCCGCACCGTCGAGTTCACCCGCCGCGAGGACGAATCGCGCTGGGACTGA
- a CDS encoding putative sulfate exporter family transporter, which translates to MTRPTLLPGVLLALAVAAAARGAHALLPPTLQAGISEIVLAVGLGLLARRLIPWRPSFEPGVRFAFHTVLRAAIVILGVRFSLQEVGAIGARAVVLVVVLMTVALLVAHLAGRALGVSRRVSTLIGVGTAVCGNSAISATAPVIGARDEELSYAVAVNTLFGTIAVFVYPVLGDLLGMTSASFGTWVGTAVNDTSQVVATGFARGDAAGEVATAVKLTRNALMGFVIVVVGWLHGGAASVRSGSWSRRVRASVPGFVVGFLLLAVVNTVGWVEAAGDLVGRDLARDGGEVAKLLVLIALAGVGLGTKLRSLRAIGPRPLVLGLGTALVTSLLALGWIVTVGAVVD; encoded by the coding sequence GTGACCCGCCCCACTCTCCTCCCTGGCGTCCTTCTCGCCCTGGCCGTGGCCGCCGCGGCCCGTGGTGCACACGCCCTGCTGCCGCCCACCCTGCAGGCCGGCATCAGCGAGATCGTGCTCGCCGTCGGGCTCGGCCTGCTCGCGCGGCGGCTGATTCCGTGGCGTCCGAGCTTCGAACCCGGGGTGCGCTTCGCCTTCCACACGGTGCTGCGTGCCGCGATCGTGATCCTGGGCGTGCGCTTCTCCCTCCAGGAAGTCGGTGCGATCGGCGCGCGTGCGGTCGTCCTCGTGGTCGTCCTCATGACGGTCGCGTTGCTCGTCGCCCACCTCGCCGGTCGGGCACTCGGAGTGAGCCGGCGGGTGTCGACGCTGATCGGCGTCGGGACGGCCGTGTGCGGGAACTCGGCGATCTCGGCCACAGCCCCCGTGATCGGCGCGCGCGACGAAGAACTCTCGTACGCGGTGGCGGTGAACACCCTGTTCGGCACGATCGCGGTGTTCGTCTACCCCGTGCTCGGCGACTTGCTCGGCATGACCTCCGCCTCCTTCGGTACCTGGGTCGGGACCGCGGTCAACGACACGTCGCAGGTCGTCGCCACCGGCTTCGCGCGCGGTGACGCCGCGGGAGAGGTCGCCACCGCGGTCAAGCTCACCCGCAATGCGCTCATGGGCTTCGTGATCGTCGTCGTGGGGTGGTTGCACGGCGGAGCCGCCTCCGTGCGGTCGGGCTCCTGGTCGCGACGGGTCCGTGCTTCGGTTCCGGGCTTCGTCGTCGGCTTCCTGCTGCTCGCGGTCGTGAACACCGTGGGCTGGGTCGAGGCCGCGGGCGATCTCGTCGGTCGTGATCTGGCCCGCGACGGCGGCGAGGTGGCGAAGCTGCTGGTGTTGATCGCGCTGGCCGGCGTGGGGCTGGGAACGAAGCTGCGATCGCTGCGTGCGATCGGACCGCGTCCGCTGGTCCTCGGGCTGGGAACGGCGCTCGTGACCTCGCTGCTGGCGCTGGGGTGGATCGTCACCGTGGGGGCAGTGGTCGACTGA
- a CDS encoding family 43 glycosylhydrolase: MPAPFCTSSVPLSYRPSDRSSLKDFALVHDGDRFHLFATRPGAGWSSGGGVDFEHASSPDLAEWTAHERIDLRQPAVAETETWAPHVVRHDGRWWMFYTGVVYRPGAEAHNVQRILSAVSDDLHTWQPTPMVLEGDPSFSLWGAGEPWGDDLRDPMLWYDDGEWVLFVTVRLHDERQCIATARSTDLQQWNWGRPLLVTAGPVAESPTLTRYRGRFWLFWTSRDRLRAASADAPEGPYTAEDLDVRGFACESLGLGDGSVLLPRVRSHAISFGRLQPADVSPPAESTTVSPLCFDRSLLVPGPTVLSRHD, from the coding sequence GTGCCGGCGCCGTTCTGCACGTCGTCGGTGCCCCTGTCCTACCGTCCGTCCGATCGCTCGTCGCTCAAGGACTTCGCGCTGGTGCACGACGGAGATCGCTTCCACCTCTTCGCCACCCGGCCGGGCGCCGGTTGGTCCTCGGGCGGCGGCGTCGACTTCGAGCACGCCAGTTCGCCGGACCTGGCCGAGTGGACGGCCCACGAGCGGATCGATCTGAGACAGCCCGCCGTGGCCGAGACCGAGACCTGGGCCCCGCACGTGGTCCGTCACGACGGGCGGTGGTGGATGTTCTACACCGGCGTCGTGTACCGACCCGGGGCGGAGGCACACAACGTCCAGCGGATCCTGTCGGCCGTGTCCGACGATCTGCACACGTGGCAGCCGACACCGATGGTGCTCGAGGGAGATCCGTCGTTCTCGCTGTGGGGTGCCGGCGAGCCGTGGGGCGACGACCTCCGCGATCCCATGCTGTGGTACGACGACGGCGAGTGGGTCCTCTTCGTCACCGTGCGTCTGCACGACGAAAGGCAGTGCATCGCGACCGCGCGATCGACCGACCTGCAGCAATGGAACTGGGGCCGGCCGCTGTTGGTCACGGCGGGCCCGGTCGCCGAGTCGCCCACGCTGACCCGGTATCGCGGACGGTTCTGGCTGTTCTGGACCAGCCGGGACCGCCTGCGGGCAGCGTCGGCCGATGCGCCGGAGGGGCCGTACACAGCCGAGGATCTCGACGTCAGGGGCTTCGCGTGCGAGTCGCTCGGACTGGGAGACGGCAGCGTGCTGCTGCCACGGGTGCGCAGCCATGCGATCTCCTTCGGACGGCTGCAGCCCGCCGACGTGTCGCCTCCGGCGGAATCGACGACGGTCTCGCCGCTGTGTTTCGATCGCTCGCTGTTGGTGCCGGGTCCGACGGTGCTGTCGAGGCACGACTAG